The DNA window TATCGTTGATGAGTTTTAAATGCTTGGATAAATGCTTTTGTTAATACTTAACATGCAGTTAGGAAAGCGTAGATCTAATAAATCCATATAATCTTCACTGTGCGATGTTCCATTGGTCAAGGCAATTACTTAGCGTGGATCTTAGCTTAAAAGTGCATCTGGAAACCTTTGTTTCCGGGCGAGAATGGCGCGTGACGCACTGGGGAACCGGCACAAGTCTGGCATGCTAATTGGCCGAGTCAATAGGGCCAATAAAGCCATTGCCCGGAGATAAAGCTGCAATCGAATGAACGACGCAAGGTGGCTTGAGATTAGTGATGTCATCTGGATTACACTCCTTGCTCTGCCACAGTTTTGAGCTGGCAATGCGACATTAAGCCGCTTGTTATATTTACTCACCATGACACGGCTGAAAACTGTTCACTTAATTGGCCATAATTGCCGGCCAGCAAACGGGTTTAAGCCATTGGCATTGGGGCGAATCTGGGGAATGTGGCACTATCAGTGACCCAAAGTAACTACTTTTCCTCCACAGGCCAGTGGAATGTTTGGGGTATTTTTCCCAATGCTATCATTAACCTTTAACCCAATCCCTTTTTCCCAACGTGCTTATTGCAAATGATAACTTATGTGTGTCTCTGCCCTCCAGTTCGATGCCTATCTGCGATCTCTGTCGCTCCACGATACGGAGATCAAGCTGGTCACCGATGGCCAGCTGCCCCTGAGGCAGTGCCTCCATCGGGAGGCCAGTGCCAAGGATGTGGAGCTGCCGGCGTACTACAACCGCTTCAGCGATCTGCGCAAGGAGTTCCTGCGCTACAAGTCCGGCGACCTCGCCCGCGCCCTCGTTCCCGTCAAGGATGTGAAGAAGATGCTCCAGGCGCCAACGCTGCCCATGCCACAGTCCATTGCCGAGATGCTGGGAGGTAAGTTGAGATTGCTTTTCAATACCTTGATTAGAAAAAACAATTCAGTAAATGCAAATATCTTTGgctttaataattattattaaatgcatATTGAGCTAATATGTGCTTTAATTAAGCTGCGCTCGTAAAACGATTACTATTAGCCTGGCTTGATGAACTGAATATGGTTTTAATCAGTGTTGATTACTTTGCCCGCAACAGAACTCAATATTTCATCCGTGGAGGACAACGACTTCTACATTCGTGAATCCCGCGACATGGTCACTGTGATCCAAACGCTGCTTCAGGCAGGTAAGCTATACACAAAACTGCGACTTTTTTCTCCGAATTTTTAACTACCTGGAGCTTTTTTCACAGGTCACAAATTTGCTGCAAACGAATTGGTCACCCTGGTACTGGAACCTGGAATTTGGTGAGTGCGGTTTTCAGTTTGTGTTTTGGGTCCGTCTGAACTGGTTCACCGAAACCCAACTCGACTCAAGCCCCTCTCAGCTGATCCAATTACTATTTCGAGTGGGAGAAACTCACTCAAAGAACTCAAAAACGATCGCCAAGCCCACTAAGAAATCAGCCCCAACAAATCCGAGCTGGGAGCGTCGTACTCGTCAGTCTTCGTTTGGATTGGAGGGCGATAAGAGCTCGATCGTAGAGCCGCATAGCCACAGTCATAGTCTTTTCACGGGATCGGCTCAAAACCGATGGGATCGTTGGGTATCGGGTGGCATCGTAACGGATCAGAGGCAACTTGAATGCACAGCTCTTGTTATCGCCAGATCGCCTGGAAATTTTCAACTACCTACAGCTCCTAGAGGTTTGAGGTCTGTTTCGGTTCTGTTCGGGCCAATCACTATAAAAGTTTCAATTAGCGAGCGACTGAGGTAAAGAGGTAACCCCCTATCCCCAGAATGGCAATTTTCTAAAACTCCTTGTTGTGCCCGCTTGCCAACTCAGATTattcatgtttttatttgttcgcGCAGCTCgttgggttttattttattttcttttctttttttttttgtatttttgctgGCCCATTTATGCATGACATTCTGTTTTAtttgtgcgagtgtgtgtttgcggGAGAGTCAGCAGAAATGTTTATGCGACTTGGTTGTCGTCAAGAACTTTGGTTGCACATCGGAACGTGACTGCGACGCCTTTTTCTCCTTGCCCAAGAAAAGGGGTCCAACACGTGTTGCATAACCCGCTTTCGGTATCCCGATAGGAAAGTTTTCCACCAGCACCGTACTTACAGCCTTTCCCATCTTTTCCCACAGCTCCATTGACGACGAAGTCGACGGCAACTGCATTGTGAGGGCCAGAGGATTACCCTGGCAGAGCAGCGACCAGGACATCGCAAAGTTCTTCCGCGGCCTCAACGTAGCCAAGTGAGTAATATGTGGAGTAATATTTGGAGTAGCTCGGGCCAACCCATTGATAAGACGGTTCAGGGGTCGGCCGTGTCGAGATTACAAACGACCCACTTTATCATCTACCCACTAACCACCCGCTAACCGCTCCCCTTCCTCGAATTCCAGGGGCGGCGTGGCCCTCTGTCTTTCTCCGCTGGGTCGTCGTAACGGAGAGGCTTTGATCCGCTTTGAGTGCCAGGAGCATCGCGACATGGCGCTCAAGCGGCACAAGCACCACATCGGCAGTCGCTACATCGAGGTGTACCGGGCATCGGGAGAGGATTTCCTGGCCATTGCCGGCGGAGCCTCCAATGAGGCGCAGGCCTTCCTATCGAAGGGCGCCCAGGTGATCATCCGGATGCGGGGATTGCCCTACGACGCCACCGCCAAGCAAGTGGTAAGTTCATAGGCAGATTGATGAAGAATTACTATAGAAACATTATGGAACATTATCCGGATTATATATACTAATGAACTAATTTTCCCTTTCAGCTGGACTTCTTCACTGCTGGGGATACGCCGCCCTGTCATGTTCTCGACGGGAACGAGGGCGTGCTGTTCGTTAAGAAGCCGGATGGACGGGCCACAGGTGATGCCTTCGTGCTGTTCGCACACGAGTCGGACGCGTCCAAGGCGCTGTGCCGGCACCGTGAGTCCATTGGGCAGCGGTACATTGAGCTATTCCGTTCCACGACCGCCGAGGTGCAGCAGGTGCTCAACCGGTCGATGGATCCCAAGAACTATGAGTCCGGTGGCGGGCACAGCCAGCCGCCATTGATAGCCCAACTGCCCACGAtgcagctgccgctgctgccgcagGTGGGTGCCCACAGCCTCAGCCACAGCCTCGGAGCCAGCCCCGCTAACCTGTGCCCCCCCGTGCCACCTCCCGCTCTCCCTCTCCCCACACAGCACCTCATCACCTCGGGCACCACCAAGAACTGCATCCGACTGCGCGGACTGCCCTACGAGGCGATGGTCGAGCACATCCTGCATTTCCTCGACGACTTTGCAAAGCACATCATCTACCAAGGTGTCCATATGGTCATCAATGCGCAGGTTAGTTTGCTAATAAGCACTTAGTATACTCAATTTTATAAATccattgttttaaattattctAGGGCCAACCAAGCGGTGAGGCCTTCATCCAGATGGACTTGGAGGAGTCAGCTCGCCTGTGTGCTCAGCGCAGGCACAACCATTATATGATGTTTGGCAAGAAGTATCGCTACATCGAGGTGTTCCAGTGTTCCGGAGACGACATGAACATGGTCCTCAACGGAGGGCTGGCCTCTCCGGTGGCACAACCACCGCCGCCCCACCTTGGGCACGCTCACAAGCAGCAATCACTGCTGGCCGCCACTACGGGTATGTTTAGTTCGGCGGGTCAGTCGCCGACGACCGTAGCCGCCGGTACCGCTCAGTCGCCGCTCGGCGgcactcatacacacactcacccgCACTCACATGCGCATGCGCACGCCCCGGGTCACGCCCATgcggcagccgccgccgccgcccaccACGGATTGTCCGCCTCATCGGCTATGCTGCCGGGTCTTTCGGCTGCCGCTTCCGCATCCGGCCTGGCCTCCTTCATGTCGGCCGGTCAGCAGTCGGCAGCCGCAGCTGCTCATTCCGCTGCCTCTCTGCAAAATGCCGCCGTGGCCTTGGCACCTCAGGGTTACGCCCTCAATCCTTTCTCGCTGCCGCCACCAGGatctgcggctgctgcagcagcatccaCTCCCGCCCTGCTGGCCCAACAGCAGGCTCAGTTCATAGCCCAGCAAAGCTTGTTGGTGCGACAGcaggcggcagctgctgccttGGCCGctgaacagcagcagcaacagcagcagcagcaacaactctATGCCAGTGCAATGCTGCAACAGCATCCGCTGTacttgcaacagcagcagcaacagcaactgtaCGCCAGTGCCATGTTGCAACAGAGTCAGCCCCAGTTTGTGCTCATGCAGAGGCCTTCGGGCGGCTACTTGCCGCCCTTTCCGCTCAGCTATATGTCCGCTGCGGGTGCAGCATCGGGCGTTGGAGTGGcgccaggagcagcagttgccggagcggcagcagcggcatcgCCCTCCGCCGGCAACTCTGCGCTGGGTCAATCGATGAAGCGCTCGTACGAGAACGCCTTCCAGCAGGAGGCAGCGggagcggcagcggcggccagTGCTGCCAAACGGGCTTTAACCCGCCAGCCCAGCAGTGTTTACTCGTACTATAATTCGGGGATCTAGAGCCAAGATCTAGCCCCAACACAAATGAAACATTTGGCCCTGAAATAAGAGCTCCAACTCCAGCACTTCGGGCACATTCCGCGAGTGGGTGGGGCGTTCATATAATACGTACATTAAGGCGCACACATAACCATATCATGTATCATCATggccacactcacacacaacgCATACCAGACATTCTCTAGAGCTTAATAATTACCAATTTGGAATGTAGACTTAAGTACTTTTCTTGTATGGAGTACTCGTAGTAGCCTAAGCATACTTGTCTATGGTCTAAGCGAATCATACTTACTATAATTAATATACAACGAGACACACACGCgggcactcacacacacacacacgcacacacacctgAAAGCACTGCTCACCCATACACGCATAAGTACACCAGCTAACCAAGGGCATTTCAAAAAGGATCAAAGTGTCCTGATCACTGATCACTAGTGTTCTACTAAGCATTCCATGCCAATggacttttaaatttatatttcgatATATGcttggtgtgtgtgtgtgtgcacgcGTGTTTGGGACAGGagaatctatatatatgtggatatatatatcttaagaatatatatgctCGACTGTCCCACGATTCGAAGGCAATCAACAGAGGCTAACGTGGTTCAATGGGGCAGGGAGTTCTTATGGGTGGCTTGGTGGCCCCCAAGCCCATTTAGTGCAATCTAATTTTAGTGTTTACCTTATGTAATCCTTTTTATAATATAGTCACTCGGCGCCCTCCATCAGTTCCCCTCCCTCCATGAACCATGTCAGGTGTTGGCTCAAGCGCaaattgaaactgaatttGAAACACGAaatcgaaaccgaaacagaaacccGGAATTGTTTACGGGCTAACACGAGTTAAGCGAATATCACGAAACCCTGTTTTGTTAGACAAACAATTTGGAATAGCCCATCGATGGGTGGAGTTGTGTGCCTATCGACTTATACCTACATATACCTACATTTATACACGCTAGCATTAAGTTTGTGCGATTTGTGAAATGGGATTGCATTTAAATTCTATTGGCGATCTTTTCCCGTGTCTCTCCATGGCCGCTAACaatcaattattaataatCTCATCTGACTCGTCTGACTTGCAATATCGTACACCCTATAAATACATAGTGCCTAGATCTATGGTGTAGCTCTTAAGTGTGCGTAACTGGTGTTAGTCGCAAATGGGATAGTACTCTCTACTATATCACTCTCTACCTCTTGATATCAATACCTCTCACTGTTTGTGTGTTCTCTGTCATCACTAATTTAGTCGGGATCAGCTAGATCTATAGTCTAAAGCTTGTTGTAAGTTGGGGCGCTTTAGTgtctatatactatatatagtGTGTCTAGTCTAAATAATCGGATAACTGATAACTGGTTACTGGTGACTCGGGCTTACAATTCTGCAAAGTGCTCGTTAGCTTTAAGCCTGTCTTAACTCTTGAGaagtaaatattttggaaCGATATGATAATAAGAAgtcaacaaaattaaaataaaccattCGGCGTAGCTTACTAGGAATTTAGAACTCTGCAATATAAGATAAGGAACATCCCTTGAGTTAAGATTGGAATTCAGTTAATGAGCATTTTGTAGAATTCTTACACAAATAGGAGCTTTTGTCAGCGTCTTCCGGAACGAATTCCCCGACCTACCCAATctcccaaaaacaaaaatccacACATCCAACACTCTCTTCTCCTGCTGCGTCTAACACTAAGTTTCGCTCGGCTTGGGAAGATCGAGCTTAGCGAGGGAAAGGCATGGGAAAGATAGTCTGCGCCTAGCCTAATCTTTAGCCTAATTTAACCATTAGTTTTACGTAGAATGGCAATCGAGTGGCTTCCGAGCGGGTTAAACTGGCCACTTTAAAGAAAGCAACACATAATCAATTATATCTACTTAACTAGTTTGTACGCACAGcagttttaatgttttttggaaattttacGATTTTTGATATTCCATTCTTTTTTACCACTAGATGTTAGTGAACAAtctttgattaattttttacATCAATAAAATACGACATACCGCCTAAACTAAgcccgctctctctctctctctctatctctatcttACACTGTCACCATCCCTTTCGCTCTTTTGTGTGTTGCCCGATGAGTAGAGGATCACTCCTAGACCTACTAATAGCAATACAAGATCATAATGGGTTTAATTCCTTACTAACACTGATGACCCTTAAAAACCGAGAAGAGAACACCTCCAACCAAGATCCTTATTCCTATTCCTTATCCTTTATTCCAACACTCCCCCCCCCATTCACACcactacatatatgtacatgtaacTGGGACACCGGGCTTGGGCTAAGCTTTACACTCGATCGCGATTTCAGCGCCTCGTCCAAGGGCAAAAAACGCTGGGAGTGGATATCCGGAATCGGCATTTGgagtttgtttggtttttgtttccGTCACTGTTCTAGCCACATAAATACTATTGTAACTCTTAAGTGGAATGTCCATCGTACATCGTACTAGTCATAGTCGCATCCTGTATGTAACTCGACGCAGTTTGCTCCTTTGGGCGCATACTATATAATCAATTATGGCCTGCGAGGGCCTGGTGCTTGgattaaacaaaatacaatcgaacaaaacatcaaaataaaaaaacaaaaaaaaaagaaaacagaaaacaaattaaaactttCCAAAAAACAATCGGCCAAACATGTTCAAAATTTGTACTCGTACTTGTGCGCAACTGTTTCATGGTCTCTGGGTGAGGTGGTAAGATACTCGTTCCAAAATACCAACTATATATGTCTCTCCTACCATTTGCAATGTCTAAACGGTGAGTGATTTGAATACAATTTTGCCCCTACTAATCGACTAACTAACTGGCCAATTAATTACGGAGATAAGATCACTAATTAACCTAGTAACAACTAAAACGTGAGGTTCAACCACAAATCAAGCAAGTGAGTGGCTAAATTATCCGCATAAGTAAAGCTTCTGAAGCTGACAAGATCGGCCGATGTACACCTGTAAACCCACGCATATATACCTGTATATCTTGTATATGTCTGCTGACCCTTGTCCTTTCCCCTTTCAACAAGCAAATGCTATACTCACAACACTTATTATCCCAGAGTTCCCATTGCGAAACCCGACCCCTTCTGTTTTGGAACCCCTACTGTGGATGACACTTCAGCAAAATAATACTatctatttgtttttaaataggtGCCACCGTGCTGGGCGCCCACTTTGGCGGTCCCTTTCCGGCCTACGGAGCGGCcccgcctccgccgccgccacaCACACCCCTGCTGGCCACGCCCCGTTCGCACCACCATCCGCACCACCACCCGGCGTCCGCCTTCTACCCGCCGCCGCTCGTCTACTGGCCCTACCCGAGTCCGCCCGTCTCGCCCACCACCTACTACAGCCAGCCGGGGGCGCACTCGCCCTCGCAGCCCCTGGTAAGAGCCACACGCCCCAAGAGTAACACTCCCCCTGATAAGCTGcaatattttttgtgcttaGATATAGAATCAAATATAACTTTACCTTACAAAAAAGCCAGAAATGCCGCCCAAGCGACCTTTCATCACCTGACCAAAGCACAGTAATTATCTTTAAAACTAATATAAACTTCTTTCTGTATGTTGCAGTATCCGCTGGACTTCTTTCCACCCTCGCCTCTTTCGCCGCCCAACGTGTCCATTCCGAACACAAGTACTGGCCTGATACTCACGCCCACCAAAGCGGCCGTCTCCTTTGTGCCGCCCAAGCAGTTCTCGCCCACTACGACCGGAAGCGGAAGTCCCAACTCCAGTTGCGTCAAGTTAGCCGGTCAGGCGGTGCCAACGATCGCTGTGAATGGAAGGACGGAGGGTGTGGCACCAGTCACAGGAGCAAAGGACACTCAGTCGACGCCTCAAGAGACCTCTGGATCACAAACGCTGCTCAGCATAGACACGAatcatgccacgcccacggtTGCCGCTGCGCCCCCGCTGAAGACGGGCAGCCAGggggcggcggtggcagctgccacgccccttgtGAGCAACTCCTGCGTGGAGCTTTACATCTCGTAGAGAAGCGAACGTAAAGTCGAGCTTTATTTTCTTGCCAATCGAAGAAACCTATCTGTTAGTCTAGTTTAGAACCACCCGACACCACTCTAGCCGAGTCTCGCACCTGCGTGGTGAGTTTCGAAGGCGGCGAAACAAAACTCGAAGTTACAAATTTGAAAACGGcacgagcaacaacaatggaatCTCGCCGTCGCCTCATGAATTTCTATATCAGATAATCCGCTAGTGCTAAGTAGTTAGGCTGCCCTGCCCCAGTGCAATTCTTTCGACGTTCTATTtattctgctgctgcattgcaTTCTATccaaatatacaatatacacaTTAGCCAATTAGCAAAGAATTGAAGCAAATACGACAAATTTATCCCTAGTCAAtagtaaaattatttatacaattaTCTATTTGTAAACGCATGTTAATGTTATCGAAGCCGCCAATCAGTCGGCGATTATCCATGTTCTTATCCCTAGGCTACACCAtcaaaatattgttattatccTTGTGCACTCATagaaaactacaaaaaaagacagaaaaacacaaaaaaaaaaaacatcagaAAACAAACGTCCCTTTGCAatctgttttgtttgttagcCCATTCGCAATGAAAAGATATTATcgtttgtttaaattaaatatatacaaataaattttatttgaaatgcaaaGTCGTGATGTAGTACATGGTATATAGATCAACAGCGCTTGGGGTTAGCGGCTTAACATTAATTCCGAAACAGGATGCAATTACGAATCAATTAATGCCACTATCGATGGACGGCAGGTGCAAGAAGGCATCATAAATAATTCTCGAACGGACACTGATAAATCGTTGACAAATGGCGTTACAAACGGACGAAAGTCCCACCGACCCGTTTAAAGGACACGGTCGTTGTGAACCATCATCCGGTCGCACCGTACCATTACCATGGTGTCGTATCACATTTAAAATAGATTAAAAATCGTCGCAGGTGAACGGGTTAGTTCTATTCTGCAGCATCATTTGCTGCAGCTGCCAGCCGCATCCTGCCACTTCCTCTGGCTGCGGCACCTTGTTCCTCCTCGTCCTCTGTCCAGCATCCCTCTGCTCACATGATAATTTATCAAGCGCTGGCGCCGCTGCAGTGGACACCACTTCCTCCTGCCGGTTGCCGCTTCCTGTGGAGCCTATCAAAAGGACATTAGGCGTGCCGCTCCGTTGACAAGTTGGCCTGCGAAGTGCGAGAAGTAAATGAAAAAGCGTCGGTTAATGCGCCAAGGCCAATGGTGAAATATGAGGCCAGCGGTTGCAGAAGTAATACTTATTTTCCCCAACTCCTATTTTTGGGTTCTTTATGGCCGCACACTTGACTAAGCAGCGCCGCTGCCCTGCACTTCCTCTAATGGCTCGGAAATGGCCGTATAAATCTCATTTGTAATCGCAAAGCCGAAAAAACTATCGCCAGACAACGCCTAAAGTAGGCAGCCCATATCATGGAGAACCGAACTTGGCCGCGCAATAGTTGCAAAACTTTGCGGCACTGACACTCGAAACTaagtcaataaaaaatataacccAAATGCCAGTCGGCGGTGCAGCGGGAATGCAATAACAAGGATCCCCAATTGGCGTCGGCATATTTTCGACGACTTAGCGACTGTCGTCGCCACTGCCAAAGTGCCGGAGTGGCGAAAAACCCGCTTCCGTTTTGGTATTAAGCCATCGAAACTTTTATTGATTTAGGGGCTTTCGTTGCGTTTCAGCGAGCATTTCAGTTGACAGGTCTGCTGGAGACAACAACGAGCCAAAAAAATTACTTTGCATAGCCCAAAATTTAAGTGCTTCACGATGCGCAATCAACTAGGAAACTGTGTCCTTAAATTGAGGAATTGTGGAGATATGGAATTTATGAGCTTGCAACATTTAACTAggtataaatacaaattataattCGAATTTAGAAAGATAAAGTAAGCAAATAgctatttaaataataattcttTCATAATAATCTCTTTTTAACAGATTCCTTTGCTTTCCGTTCTTTCGAgtgtaaaaaaaacaaaacgcagcACCTGCACGACaatttttgtgcaaatattttccgagCACCTTAAACAACGCCGCCCCTTTGGCCAATTGTGTGTCCTGTTTTGTTGTCTGGCCcaacaaaaaatcaatttcgGGCACATTACCAGCCTGGCAacttgattttattatttactcGTATTTGCCGTTTGACAGATTCGCCTGGCTGCCCTCAAAATTTCaagcacactcacacactcgcaatCGTTTTTATTCTCGCTgggggagggggaagggggcgcAAATCGGAAAAGCGAGGGGCTTTAAAATTGCCCAAGGGGGCCAAGTAAAATGACTGCAGTGCGCCTTTCGCAAGGAGCAGATAAATCGAAATAATAAGAAAGAACAAGCTGAGCtcaaaatacagaaaaaaaaaacagagaaaagcAGGGAAAACGAAGCAACGAAATCCATGTATGTTTGCTCACAAATCTTGGGCAAATAAAGCTGGAAAATTCAGCAgggaaaagtggggaaaagcGGGTAAGTGCGGCTGGATTTTACGTTTTCATTAGAGACTGTCTCGGGGAATCCTTTGGTGGAGAGTTCCAAGTTTACTGCAACTTTATCCTATTTTACAAACTACTTTAGGCAATTGATTGTGAGCGaatgcatgtgtgtgtgtgcatgagtgtgtgtgtgtgtgcgagtgtctCAGCGGCGAGTGTTCGAGTATCTGTGAGTGCGAGTAtctctgtatctgtgtatctaaAAGGTGCCGGCAACTGAGCCAGCGCTTTTTGATGTCCCTGCTGTGTgatgtgtgctgtgtgtgcttCCTTCGCTTT is part of the Drosophila yakuba strain Tai18E2 chromosome 2R, Prin_Dyak_Tai18E2_2.1, whole genome shotgun sequence genome and encodes:
- the LOC6531544 gene encoding RNA-binding protein fusilli isoform X3, which produces MQVPEHVVSLYIATCGQNGSGLGSDEKEIILLVFVLLEVSTGQIVGTKQILVRPDGYFIKDRTISSSSDNSSVTNNTASSPPLAIGDANNGTGSTTGNGSSLENGSELILPIAEAQAAGKPLSEAIEEFDAYLRSLSLHDTEIKLVTDGQLPLRQCLHREASAKDVELPAYYNRFSDLRKEFLRYKSGDLARALVPVKDVKKMLQAPTLPMPQSIAEMLGELNISSVEDNDFYIRESRDMVTVIQTLLQAGHKFAANELVTLVLEPGICSIDDEVDGNCIVRARGLPWQSSDQDIAKFFRGLNVAKGGVALCLSPLGRRNGEALIRFECQEHRDMALKRHKHHIGSRYIEVYRASGEDFLAIAGGASNEAQAFLSKGAQVIIRMRGLPYDATAKQVLDFFTAGDTPPCHVLDGNEGVLFVKKPDGRATGDAFVLFAHESDASKALCRHRESIGQRYIELFRSTTAEVQQVLNRSMDPKNYESGGGHSQPPLIAQLPTMQLPLLPQVGAHSLSHSLGASPANLCPPVPPPALPLPTQHLITSGTTKNCIRLRGLPYEAMVEHILHFLDDFAKHIIYQGVHMVINAQGQPSGEAFIQMDLEESARLCAQRRHNHYMMFGKKYRYIEVFQCSGDDMNMVLNGGLASPVAQPPPPHLGHAHKQQSLLAATTGATVLGAHFGGPFPAYGAAPPPPPPHTPLLATPRSHHHPHHHPASAFYPPPLVYWPYPSPPVSPTTYYSQPGAHSPSQPLYPLDFFPPSPLSPPNVSIPNTSTGLILTPTKAAVSFVPPKQFSPTTTGSGSPNSSCVKLAGQAVPTIAVNGRTEGVAPVTGAKDTQSTPQETSGSQTLLSIDTNHATPTVAAAPPLKTGSQGAAVAAATPLVSNSCVELYIS
- the LOC6531544 gene encoding RNA-binding protein fusilli isoform X2, translating into MQVPEHVVSLYIATCGQNGSGLGSDEKEIILLVFVLLEVSTGQIVGTKQILVRPDGYFIKDRTISSSSDNSSVTNNTASSPPLAIGDANNGTGSTTGNGSSLENGSELILPIAEAQAAGKPLSEAIEEFDAYLRSLSLHDTEIKLVTDGQLPLRQCLHREASAKDVELPAYYNRFSDLRKEFLRYKSGDLARALVPVKDVKKMLQAPTLPMPQSIAEMLGELNISSVEDNDFYIRESRDMVTVIQTLLQAGHKFAANELVTLVLEPGICSIDDEVDGNCIVRARGLPWQSSDQDIAKFFRGLNVAKGGVALCLSPLGRRNGEALIRFECQEHRDMALKRHKHHIGSRYIEVYRASGEDFLAIAGGASNEAQAFLSKGAQVIIRMRGLPYDATAKQVLDFFTAGDTPPCHVLDGNEGVLFVKKPDGRATGDAFVLFAHESDASKALCRHRESIGQRYIELFRSTTAEVQQVLNRSMDPKNYESGGGHSQPPLIAQLPTMQLPLLPQHLITSGTTKNCIRLRGLPYEAMVEHILHFLDDFAKHIIYQGVHMVINAQGQPSGEAFIQMDLEESARLCAQRRHNHYMMFGKKYRYIEVFQCSGDDMNMVLNGGLASPVAQPPPPHLGHAHKQQSLLAATTGMFSSAGQSPTTVAAGTAQSPLGGTHTHTHPHSHAHAHAPGHAHAAAAAAAHHGLSASSAMLPGLSAAASASGLASFMSAGQQSAAAAAHSAASLQNAAVALAPQGYALNPFSLPPPGSAAAAAASTPALLAQQQAQFIAQQSLLVRQQAAAAALAAEQQQQQQQQQQLYASAMLQQHPLYLQQQQQQQLYASAMLQQSQPQFVLMQRPSGGYLPPFPLSYMSAAGAASGVGVAPGAAVAGAAAAASPSAGNSALGQSMKRSYENAFQQEAAGAAAAASAAKRALTRQPSSVYSYYNSGI
- the LOC6531544 gene encoding RNA-binding protein fusilli isoform X4, translated to MQVPEHVVSLYIATCGQNGSGLGSDEKEIILLVFVLLEVSTGQIVGTKQILVRPDGYFIKDRTISSSSDNSSVTNNTASSPPLAIGDANNGTGSTTGNGSSLENGSELILPIAEAQAAGKPLSEAIEEFDAYLRSLSLHDTEIKLVTDGQLPLRQCLHREASAKDVELPAYYNRFSDLRKEFLRYKSGDLARALVPVKDVKKMLQAPTLPMPQSIAEMLGELNISSVEDNDFYIRESRDMVTVIQTLLQAGHKFAANELVTLVLEPGICSIDDEVDGNCIVRARGLPWQSSDQDIAKFFRGLNVAKGGVALCLSPLGRRNGEALIRFECQEHRDMALKRHKHHIGSRYIEVYRASGEDFLAIAGGASNEAQAFLSKGAQVIIRMRGLPYDATAKQVLDFFTAGDTPPCHVLDGNEGVLFVKKPDGRATGDAFVLFAHESDASKALCRHRESIGQRYIELFRSTTAEVQQVLNRSMDPKNYESGGGHSQPPLIAQLPTMQLPLLPQHLITSGTTKNCIRLRGLPYEAMVEHILHFLDDFAKHIIYQGVHMVINAQGQPSGEAFIQMDLEESARLCAQRRHNHYMMFGKKYRYIEVFQCSGDDMNMVLNGGLASPVAQPPPPHLGHAHKQQSLLAATTGATVLGAHFGGPFPAYGAAPPPPPPHTPLLATPRSHHHPHHHPASAFYPPPLVYWPYPSPPVSPTTYYSQPGAHSPSQPLYPLDFFPPSPLSPPNVSIPNTSTGLILTPTKAAVSFVPPKQFSPTTTGSGSPNSSCVKLAGQAVPTIAVNGRTEGVAPVTGAKDTQSTPQETSGSQTLLSIDTNHATPTVAAAPPLKTGSQGAAVAAATPLVSNSCVELYIS
- the LOC6531544 gene encoding RNA-binding protein fusilli isoform X1, whose protein sequence is MQVPEHVVSLYIATCGQNGSGLGSDEKEIILLVFVLLEVSTGQIVGTKQILVRPDGYFIKDRTISSSSDNSSVTNNTASSPPLAIGDANNGTGSTTGNGSSLENGSELILPIAEAQAAGKPLSEAIEEFDAYLRSLSLHDTEIKLVTDGQLPLRQCLHREASAKDVELPAYYNRFSDLRKEFLRYKSGDLARALVPVKDVKKMLQAPTLPMPQSIAEMLGELNISSVEDNDFYIRESRDMVTVIQTLLQAGHKFAANELVTLVLEPGICSIDDEVDGNCIVRARGLPWQSSDQDIAKFFRGLNVAKGGVALCLSPLGRRNGEALIRFECQEHRDMALKRHKHHIGSRYIEVYRASGEDFLAIAGGASNEAQAFLSKGAQVIIRMRGLPYDATAKQVLDFFTAGDTPPCHVLDGNEGVLFVKKPDGRATGDAFVLFAHESDASKALCRHRESIGQRYIELFRSTTAEVQQVLNRSMDPKNYESGGGHSQPPLIAQLPTMQLPLLPQVGAHSLSHSLGASPANLCPPVPPPALPLPTQHLITSGTTKNCIRLRGLPYEAMVEHILHFLDDFAKHIIYQGVHMVINAQGQPSGEAFIQMDLEESARLCAQRRHNHYMMFGKKYRYIEVFQCSGDDMNMVLNGGLASPVAQPPPPHLGHAHKQQSLLAATTGMFSSAGQSPTTVAAGTAQSPLGGTHTHTHPHSHAHAHAPGHAHAAAAAAAHHGLSASSAMLPGLSAAASASGLASFMSAGQQSAAAAAHSAASLQNAAVALAPQGYALNPFSLPPPGSAAAAAASTPALLAQQQAQFIAQQSLLVRQQAAAAALAAEQQQQQQQQQQLYASAMLQQHPLYLQQQQQQQLYASAMLQQSQPQFVLMQRPSGGYLPPFPLSYMSAAGAASGVGVAPGAAVAGAAAAASPSAGNSALGQSMKRSYENAFQQEAAGAAAAASAAKRALTRQPSSVYSYYNSGI